A genomic segment from Lemur catta isolate mLemCat1 chromosome 9, mLemCat1.pri, whole genome shotgun sequence encodes:
- the MSC gene encoding musculin, producing the protein MSTGSVSDPEEMELRGLQREYPVPASKRPPLRGTERSYASPSDNSSAEEEDPDGEEEQCALGAAGGAGGCKRKRPRAAGCGGAGGGAGGGGKKPLPPKGSAAECKQSQRNAANARERARMRVLSKAFSRLKTSLPWVPPDTKLSKLDTLRLASSYIAHLRQLLQEDRYENGYVHPVNLTWPFVVSGRPDSDTKEVSAASRLCGTTA; encoded by the exons ATGTCCACGGGTTCGGTGAGCGACCCGGAGGAGATGGAGCTGCGGGGGCTGCAGCGGGAGTACCCGGTCCCCGCCTCCAAGAGGCCGCCCCTCCGCGGCACCGAGCGCAGCTACGCCTCACCCAGTGACAACTCGTCTGCGGAGGAGGAGGACCCCGACGGCGAGGAGGAGCAGTGCGCGCTAGgcgcggcgggcggcgcgggagGCTGCAAGAGGAAGCGGCCCCGTGCGGCTGGGTGCGGCGGCGCAGGTGGCGGCGCAGGCGGCGGTGGCAAGAAGCCCCTCCCGCCCAAGGGCTCGGCCGCCGAGTGCAAGCAGTCCCAGCGGAACGCGGCCAACGCCCGCGAGCGCGCCCGGATGCGCGTCCTGAGCAAAGCCTTCTCCAGACTCAAGACCAGCCTGCCCTGGGTGCCCCCCGACACCAAACTCTCCAAGCTGGATACGCTCCGGCTGGCGTCCAGTTACATCGCGCACCTGCGGCAGCTGTTGCAGGAGGACCGCTACGAGAACGGCTACGTGCACCCGGTGAACCTG ACATGGCCATTCGTGGTCTCGGGACGACCTGATTCTGACACCAAAGAAGTTTCCGCAGCCAGCAGACTGTGTGGAACCACCGCTTAA